One window from the genome of Oceanispirochaeta sp. encodes:
- a CDS encoding (2Fe-2S)-binding protein, giving the protein MSRITVNGIEHEIGSGMEDQTLLTYLREELDLTGTKNGCSEGTCGACTVLVNYKAVRACRFKMSKAHDAEVLTIEGLIREDGSLHPLQQAFIDAGAVQCGFCTPGMIMQAMDLLHKNPEPDRESIRKAMRGNLCRCTGYQTIIDAVELASKRMMTPHLPYGGS; this is encoded by the coding sequence ATGAGCCGCATTACTGTGAATGGTATAGAACATGAAATCGGTTCCGGGATGGAGGACCAGACCCTCCTCACATACCTGAGGGAAGAACTGGACCTGACGGGAACCAAAAACGGCTGCAGCGAAGGGACCTGTGGAGCCTGCACTGTCCTGGTGAACTATAAGGCTGTCCGAGCCTGCCGGTTTAAAATGTCAAAGGCTCATGATGCTGAGGTTCTGACCATCGAGGGTCTCATCCGCGAGGACGGCAGTCTGCACCCCCTCCAGCAGGCTTTTATCGATGCCGGGGCGGTTCAGTGCGGTTTCTGCACCCCCGGGATGATAATGCAGGCCATGGATCTGCTTCATAAAAATCCTGAACCCGACCGTGAGAGCATCCGAAAGGCCATGCGGGGGAATCTTTGCCGCTGCACCGGGTATCAGACCATCATCGATGCTGTGGAGCTGGCATCCAAACGGATGATGACCCCTCATCTTCCCTATGGCGGTTCCTGA